A single genomic interval of Brevibacillus brevis harbors:
- a CDS encoding HD domain-containing protein, whose product MQQPQLLHEEKVFKDPVHRYVHVRDKFIWDLINSAEFQRLRRVKQLGTSFFTFHGGEHSRFNHSLGVYELMRRILETFEGRIQLTYEEKLLCLCAALLHDVGHGPFSHSFEKVFKYHHEDWTRAILLGDTQINRILRRFDDSFPKKLAEVINKTYDNKLIVSLISSQLDADRMDYLLRDAYYTGVNYGNFEIERILRVMRPQEDGIVFKFSGMHAVEDYIMSRYQMYWQVYFHPVTRSAEVILCKIFQRAKLLFSQGYPFMQEPVMLLPFLQEKVELADYLALDESIILFYMQLWRREQDPVLKDLCARFLDRNLFKYVEYNPRDFRLLSELKELFQSAGIDPMYYLEVDTTSDLPYDFYRAGEEEERIPIMLQMPSGELVELSQKSEIVQAISGKRRFDYKLYFPLDKVMALPGDLSRKIRERLGVMEDA is encoded by the coding sequence ATGCAACAGCCCCAGCTTCTTCATGAAGAAAAGGTATTCAAAGACCCTGTTCACCGCTACGTCCACGTGCGGGACAAATTCATTTGGGATTTGATCAACTCGGCAGAATTCCAGCGTCTGCGCAGAGTCAAGCAACTGGGCACCAGCTTTTTTACGTTTCACGGTGGAGAGCATAGCCGTTTTAACCACTCGCTTGGCGTGTATGAACTGATGCGCAGAATTTTGGAGACGTTCGAAGGCCGTATTCAGTTGACGTACGAGGAAAAGCTGCTGTGTCTATGTGCGGCTTTGCTCCACGATGTGGGCCACGGTCCGTTTTCCCATTCGTTTGAAAAGGTGTTCAAGTATCACCACGAGGATTGGACGCGTGCCATTTTGCTTGGAGATACGCAAATCAACCGAATTCTTCGTCGGTTTGATGATAGCTTCCCGAAGAAATTGGCAGAAGTGATTAATAAGACATATGACAATAAACTGATCGTAAGCCTCATTTCCAGCCAGCTCGATGCTGATCGGATGGATTACTTGCTGCGTGATGCTTATTATACGGGCGTCAATTACGGCAATTTCGAGATTGAGAGAATCTTGCGTGTCATGCGGCCGCAGGAGGATGGCATTGTCTTTAAATTCAGCGGGATGCATGCTGTCGAAGACTACATCATGTCTCGCTATCAAATGTATTGGCAGGTCTATTTCCATCCCGTGACACGAAGTGCCGAAGTCATCTTGTGCAAAATTTTTCAACGGGCGAAACTCTTGTTCTCCCAAGGCTATCCGTTCATGCAGGAGCCTGTCATGCTGCTGCCTTTCTTGCAGGAAAAGGTAGAGCTCGCTGACTATTTGGCGCTTGATGAGTCCATTATTCTTTTCTATATGCAGCTCTGGCGCAGGGAGCAAGACCCTGTGTTGAAAGATTTATGCGCCCGTTTTTTGGACAGGAATCTCTTTAAATACGTCGAATATAATCCGAGGGATTTCCGCTTGCTGTCTGAGCTGAAAGAACTATTTCAATCTGCCGGAATTGATCCGATGTATTATTTGGAGGTAGACACGACCTCCGATCTTCCGTATGATTTTTACCGTGCCGGAGAAGAAGAGGAGCGCATTCCGATTATGCTCCAAATGCCTTCAGGTGAACTGGTCGAGCTGTCACAGAAGTCAGAAATTGTACAGGCCATTAGCGGAAAGCGGCGCTTTGATTACAAGCTGTACTTTCCATTGGATAAAGTCATGGCTTTGCCGGGGGATCTCTCCCGTAAGATTCGAGAACGTCTGGGAGTGATGGAGGATGCTTAA
- a CDS encoding ABC transporter permease yields the protein MLSFCLISGLLTIYSNFAGATPNYHGIGVATVDSQKELAPKNHFDILAISGIDGELGATVSQIEVDRVIDGNRVLGFADINKKADRGWYFVDESETNYWIKRFGGNPNYILGGTANVYSKTVSSSTIRDFEEYQAYNLAELASASGGAGYTKGDNLVPDGKGGYISVGHFRTTPQPSGSITTNKTKYNLNETVEIHANATDFSYYDRGIFVWSLNVINKTTGRGYKSILSNQKFNDPSTAIPTVYETSSPPGYKWAYKNTEYKPTEPGVYEVSLTITDLHQRSRQGSSSINVSTPYTAQFTVGDVTPPEKPDPEKPDPGPACSIGSTKTKLDIQVVGDKDMKDHNAVASGGSDIAVEKNAEITLYANKSGKFTMNGYDMKPGANGNRKVGTGSIGSSGRIKVVYISDDGTECWEKYLRVKSPDGEDSCPIVTLSASAVRNGETIEIMPFDTLTFRAKYTTKYGDSEEASLKWDVTLPNGKIYILPVEESDNGRWRSYHSPTLKLPYGNIHDPYDVQFEQGKTYKLKLNLDGTQWKDRPDCNWEITIVVKDASCTIADQKKVKFLVHSEPPLPFSPEGELMNGSASSGYTLTDPVYFKYFTDLGDHYDTNLSFSSKVSGTWYLKTPEGKTTLTDKLAADEQFRLMLPGTVDVGDEIVLLFESETGCTGEVRFTIESDQKCRDILVSVEIDLKNQKWSKEIKRGETIEIAADEIPDGYRFHMFLSEDSRFSMRWFNPATGNWERKRNGKELDGSNTSTNGHWVYFPKDGNDLLLEGLYKVQFYSPQSDGCDGHYFVQIGKGTPKPDGENLLIVKSSFQINPKSPQAAGTDATITFNVKNAGKLTHDTKLAVRWASSVKETSLDVKEFKPGEVRKITVPTKYPQKSEDFIAHINPAKSMPENETIWTDNRATWPVKIIGGEVPEPPGGGDDFDGGEIGLEIYDSDGRQLQKLPLHADGVWEREPARIHVVIDQSKINEGFQKTEQEINQKITEFKAQLESSVSGDDIKNVTVTANPGWISDAKSMAVYTPSQLDLKLTGPGAPMQWQVSSASTGTEVVYTGTTVPTQTTWRQVLQSQKYKAEINGFVIVMDYQVDFELSYESCTTNDEDEVVCEPQNISKTMAGRYTITVKGGERSFEVFEPNATGSIRHTAEWEAYHARDRYPNSQPNDYYAGERILTQVELKDRHRHPVSNQLPVVTSARAWISETGLRQTPLQSLLALQQVSPKHWRGPSYSASKLGTREVGVDTPLMGDKQHGFQKDTSYAVYYSVSFRFDVNKGFPYQNKASGQGHELKDYQLPFRIIANAWERQGIRNHTTQ from the coding sequence GTGCTCTCCTTTTGTCTCATAAGCGGGCTACTTACTATTTATTCAAATTTTGCAGGTGCAACACCAAACTACCACGGCATTGGTGTTGCTACTGTAGATTCACAGAAAGAGCTTGCACCGAAAAATCATTTTGACATTCTTGCGATTTCGGGAATAGATGGAGAACTCGGTGCAACAGTATCACAAATTGAAGTAGATAGGGTCATTGATGGAAATAGGGTATTAGGATTCGCTGATATCAACAAAAAAGCAGATAGAGGATGGTACTTCGTAGACGAAAGTGAAACGAACTACTGGATCAAACGGTTCGGCGGAAATCCAAATTATATCTTGGGTGGAACTGCTAATGTTTATAGTAAAACTGTTTCTAGTAGTACTATAAGAGATTTCGAAGAGTACCAAGCCTACAACCTCGCAGAACTAGCCTCCGCCTCAGGCGGCGCAGGCTACACCAAAGGAGACAACCTCGTCCCAGACGGCAAGGGCGGATACATCTCAGTAGGCCACTTCCGCACAACCCCACAACCCAGCGGTAGCATAACCACCAACAAAACCAAATACAACCTCAACGAAACCGTTGAGATCCATGCAAATGCCACGGACTTTTCTTACTATGACCGCGGCATTTTTGTATGGTCTTTAAATGTGATCAACAAGACAACAGGGCGTGGATACAAGAGCATCTTATCTAATCAAAAATTCAACGATCCAAGCACGGCTATCCCCACGGTATACGAGACAAGCAGTCCCCCAGGCTACAAGTGGGCCTATAAAAATACCGAATATAAGCCTACCGAGCCAGGTGTGTATGAAGTATCGCTAACGATCACTGATCTGCATCAAAGAAGTCGCCAAGGATCGAGCAGCATAAATGTTTCCACACCTTACACAGCACAATTCACAGTAGGTGATGTAACCCCACCGGAAAAACCCGATCCCGAAAAGCCTGACCCAGGTCCAGCCTGTTCGATCGGATCGACAAAAACCAAACTGGACATTCAAGTCGTTGGCGACAAGGATATGAAAGACCACAATGCTGTTGCAAGCGGTGGCTCAGATATTGCTGTCGAAAAAAATGCCGAAATCACTCTCTATGCCAATAAATCGGGGAAGTTCACCATGAATGGGTATGACATGAAGCCTGGGGCGAATGGCAACAGGAAGGTCGGGACAGGAAGCATCGGGAGCTCTGGAAGGATAAAAGTCGTCTACATCAGTGATGATGGAACAGAATGCTGGGAGAAATATTTGAGAGTCAAGTCGCCAGACGGCGAAGACTCGTGCCCCATCGTTACACTGTCGGCATCTGCGGTGAGAAACGGTGAAACGATTGAGATTATGCCGTTTGACACGCTAACGTTCCGAGCCAAATACACAACCAAATACGGAGATAGCGAGGAAGCATCGCTCAAGTGGGATGTGACACTTCCAAATGGAAAAATCTATATCTTACCAGTCGAGGAAAGTGACAATGGCAGATGGCGATCCTATCATTCCCCTACCTTAAAACTTCCGTACGGGAATATTCATGACCCGTATGATGTTCAGTTTGAGCAAGGAAAAACGTACAAACTGAAGCTTAACCTCGATGGGACACAGTGGAAGGATCGGCCTGACTGCAATTGGGAAATCACGATCGTAGTAAAAGATGCCTCCTGCACAATAGCGGACCAAAAAAAGGTTAAATTCTTGGTACATAGCGAGCCGCCGCTGCCATTTTCCCCGGAAGGCGAACTGATGAATGGATCAGCCAGTTCAGGATATACACTGACAGACCCGGTGTATTTCAAATACTTTACTGATCTCGGAGATCACTACGATACCAATCTATCGTTTTCCTCGAAGGTATCTGGTACTTGGTATTTGAAGACTCCCGAAGGAAAAACAACGTTAACCGACAAGCTTGCAGCGGACGAGCAATTCAGGCTCATGTTGCCAGGTACTGTGGATGTTGGTGATGAAATTGTACTGCTGTTCGAGTCCGAGACTGGCTGCACGGGTGAAGTACGATTCACCATTGAATCTGACCAAAAATGCCGGGATATTTTGGTGTCTGTAGAAATTGATCTGAAAAACCAAAAGTGGAGCAAAGAAATTAAACGTGGAGAAACGATTGAAATAGCAGCAGATGAAATTCCAGACGGGTATCGTTTTCACATGTTTTTGTCCGAGGATAGTCGCTTTTCGATGAGGTGGTTCAATCCGGCCACAGGAAACTGGGAAAGAAAGCGAAATGGTAAAGAACTGGATGGATCTAACACCTCCACAAATGGACATTGGGTATATTTTCCGAAAGATGGGAACGATCTTCTTCTAGAAGGTCTGTACAAGGTGCAATTTTATTCACCCCAAAGTGATGGCTGTGACGGACATTATTTTGTACAAATCGGAAAAGGCACTCCAAAGCCGGATGGAGAGAATTTGCTTATTGTGAAATCGAGCTTTCAAATTAATCCGAAGAGCCCTCAAGCCGCAGGAACCGATGCGACGATTACATTCAACGTGAAGAATGCCGGGAAATTAACGCATGATACGAAATTGGCTGTTCGTTGGGCTAGCTCGGTGAAGGAAACCAGCTTGGATGTGAAGGAATTTAAGCCGGGAGAGGTGCGTAAAATAACGGTTCCGACGAAGTATCCGCAAAAATCTGAGGATTTCATCGCCCATATCAACCCTGCGAAATCCATGCCGGAAAATGAAACGATCTGGACGGACAATCGTGCGACTTGGCCAGTGAAAATCATTGGTGGGGAAGTTCCCGAGCCGCCTGGGGGTGGAGACGATTTTGATGGCGGTGAAATTGGCTTAGAGATTTATGACAGTGATGGTCGACAGCTACAAAAACTGCCGCTACATGCAGATGGCGTGTGGGAACGTGAACCTGCTAGGATTCACGTGGTCATTGATCAGTCGAAAATAAACGAAGGCTTCCAAAAAACAGAGCAGGAGATCAATCAGAAAATCACGGAATTCAAGGCGCAATTGGAAAGTTCAGTCAGCGGGGACGATATTAAAAACGTAACCGTCACTGCGAATCCCGGGTGGATTTCAGATGCCAAGAGCATGGCAGTCTATACGCCATCGCAGCTTGATCTGAAGCTGACAGGCCCTGGAGCGCCAATGCAATGGCAGGTAAGCAGTGCATCTACAGGCACAGAGGTCGTGTACACAGGAACCACGGTCCCCACACAGACGACTTGGCGCCAAGTACTCCAATCCCAAAAGTACAAAGCAGAAATCAACGGCTTTGTCATCGTGATGGATTATCAGGTCGATTTTGAACTGTCCTACGAGAGCTGCACGACGAACGACGAAGATGAAGTGGTGTGTGAACCACAGAACATATCCAAAACAATGGCAGGACGCTATACCATTACGGTCAAAGGGGGAGAGCGCTCCTTTGAAGTATTTGAGCCGAATGCAACAGGCTCGATTCGACATACAGCCGAATGGGAAGCGTATCATGCCAGAGATCGGTATCCAAACAGCCAGCCAAACGATTACTACGCGGGGGAGCGCATCTTGACCCAAGTGGAGCTGAAGGATCGACACCGCCATCCTGTGAGCAACCAGCTTCCTGTCGTGACATCTGCGCGAGCGTGGATTTCGGAAACTGGCTTGCGCCAAACGCCGTTACAGTCGTTGCTAGCCTTGCAACAAGTGTCTCCCAAGCACTGGAGAGGCCCCTCCTATTCCGCTTCCAAGCTAGGAACTCGTGAAGTGGGAGTAGATACGCCTTTGATGGGGGATAAACAGCATGGCTTCCAAAAGGATACGAGCTACGCAGTCTATTACTCCGTTTCCTTTCGTTTTGACGTGAACAAGGGCTTCCCCTATCAAAATAAAGCCTCCGGGCAAGGGCACGAGCTAAAGGATTATCAACTACCCTTCCGTATCATTGCAAATGCATGGGAACGACAAGGAATCCGCAACCATACGACTCAGTAA
- a CDS encoding S-layer homology domain-containing protein: MNKRAMMSYLLASVLTVAGFTGVADSPTVQAKASAKDYASHTAKAAIDFGVQKKYLWLDSKGNFYPNSQITQGQFIASLVAIRGLKEVAPVSQLPAGHWAKMSYEKAQKAGILAGVKIEPNRLLTKEETAALVYAAWKPIRGEKNPNLTNTGALITWGWMKPAPSGQPKFREDLPVTRGEAAEILRYLWKDKWQLEQGAKYADEFHKSLKVVNGKISGKVPKGDSDFMIRAMFVSKQNVKEGFLNNESFSILINGADYMSLVIINNNDSTDAGAFMYHKLPTFERVDNTRKFYKAKGTK, encoded by the coding sequence ATGAACAAACGTGCAATGATGTCGTACCTACTAGCATCTGTACTCACAGTGGCAGGGTTTACTGGAGTTGCTGACAGTCCTACCGTTCAAGCGAAAGCGTCAGCGAAGGATTACGCTTCACATACAGCAAAGGCAGCTATTGATTTCGGTGTACAGAAGAAATACTTATGGCTGGATAGCAAAGGAAACTTCTATCCGAATAGTCAAATCACGCAGGGACAGTTTATCGCGAGTTTAGTAGCCATTCGCGGATTGAAGGAGGTGGCACCCGTATCACAGCTCCCGGCAGGGCACTGGGCGAAGATGAGCTATGAGAAGGCGCAGAAGGCGGGGATTTTGGCGGGGGTGAAGATAGAGCCGAACAGACTGTTGACGAAGGAAGAAACGGCAGCGCTGGTGTATGCTGCATGGAAGCCGATTCGGGGTGAAAAGAATCCGAATTTAACCAATACTGGGGCGCTTATCACGTGGGGATGGATGAAGCCTGCACCTAGTGGTCAGCCTAAATTTCGTGAGGATTTGCCTGTGACGCGAGGCGAAGCGGCGGAGATTTTGCGATATTTGTGGAAGGATAAGTGGCAGCTTGAGCAAGGGGCGAAGTATGCGGATGAGTTTCATAAGAGCTTGAAGGTTGTGAATGGGAAGATTAGTGGGAAGGTGCCTAAGGGTGATAGTGATTTTATGATAAGGGCGATGTTTGTCTCAAAACAAAACGTTAAAGAAGGTTTTTTAAATAATGAATCCTTCAGTATTTTAATAAACGGCGCAGACTATATGTCTTTAGTAATCATAAATAATAACGACTCAACCGATGCTGGTGCTTTTATGTATCACAAATTACCTACTTTTGAGCGAGTTGATAATACACGGAAATTTTATAAAGCGAAGGGTACAAAATAA
- a CDS encoding YwgA family protein produces the protein MLNRHAKIIRLIEIVGEVSGRKKLQKMVYIGKHLEMDFDERYEFHMYGPYSEELTLRVDELCNMGLLDEQMESKGAIHMYRYSLNETGHDFLKFHEVDFGSGERAILRMNEENSRFLELVSTILYFNHLPYEEMKGKIFTFKSKQRYTEEEIQKGQAFIEELRALMKEDGDTALM, from the coding sequence ATGCTTAATCGTCACGCCAAGATCATACGCCTGATTGAGATAGTCGGCGAAGTGAGCGGGCGAAAAAAATTGCAAAAGATGGTGTACATAGGAAAACATCTGGAGATGGATTTCGATGAGCGCTACGAGTTTCACATGTACGGACCATATTCGGAAGAGCTGACACTTAGAGTAGATGAGCTGTGCAACATGGGGCTTCTGGATGAGCAAATGGAGAGTAAAGGTGCCATTCATATGTATCGTTACTCTTTGAACGAAACCGGTCATGATTTTCTCAAGTTTCATGAGGTTGACTTCGGTAGTGGAGAACGTGCGATTTTGCGTATGAACGAGGAGAATTCCCGTTTTCTCGAGCTGGTTTCTACGATTCTGTATTTCAACCACCTGCCTTATGAGGAAATGAAGGGCAAAATCTTTACGTTTAAAAGCAAGCAGCGCTACACAGAGGAAGAGATTCAAAAAGGGCAGGCATTTATTGAAGAACTGCGTGCGCTGATGAAGGAAGACGGCGACACTGCACTTATGTAA
- a CDS encoding thioredoxin family protein, whose product MDVRRSKQWWLWIAFGVVMLAVGISAWGTASAHEVRVVYVYSDSCGYCTEFGPTFERAVKAYPPEMIQRLDIHKQKELDEASRLGAEATPTVFVVEKGKVVDKLEGAVSENTLRSFLQRNLNQTLSENG is encoded by the coding sequence ATGGACGTGAGGAGAAGCAAGCAATGGTGGCTGTGGATCGCGTTCGGTGTTGTTATGCTTGCCGTCGGTATAAGTGCGTGGGGTACAGCCAGTGCCCATGAAGTAAGAGTGGTGTACGTCTATAGTGATAGCTGCGGATATTGCACGGAGTTCGGCCCGACATTCGAGAGAGCTGTGAAGGCTTATCCACCGGAAATGATCCAACGACTGGATATCCATAAGCAGAAAGAGCTGGATGAAGCGTCGCGACTCGGGGCAGAGGCAACCCCCACTGTTTTTGTCGTCGAAAAAGGTAAGGTTGTCGATAAGTTGGAAGGGGCGGTATCCGAGAATACGTTGCGAAGCTTTTTGCAAAGGAACCTCAATCAGACTCTTTCCGAAAATGGATAA